The genome window gtcaaattttttttttttgttttaagtttTCACAAACTATTATTTCGGTTCTAACTTTTTACTCATTCATAACCATTCTGGTTCATGGAATGAATGTAAAATCTTATTGTTAACTTTATgtaaatttatcattttatccttattataagaaaaaaaaaaaacaccaaaacTGAATAACacctaaatattaaaaaaaaaagttgaaacaAAACTTATTTGATTGCTTAGAACTTCCAACGACCAACCCCCTAAAGGATTGTTTCACCAAACCACCCACACAACAAAAGAAAACAACCCATTGTAACCAAATCCAGGAGTCTAACCCTATGTATCTCTCACTCTAATGATCCGCCATGGATTTTGCCAAACCCATTTTTCGGTCACATCCACAGACGACTAAACATCAAACCCATCTTCCAACAACCTCGAAGACCACTTCATACCCGTTGGAAGATCCATCATCCAACCATGTTTTAAAGTTTGGAATGTAGGCTGTCAATGACAAATTTTGATGAAAAGGTTCGATGTGAGAGTCAAAGCCTTAATCAATGCTGAGATTCATGACTAGTGGTAATTTAGGTCATCGAAAAAACGAGAAAATTTGTCATAAAAGAAAGGGGAGGGTGGTtggtaatatatttttttaactaaaaTACTAAATGATAAATAGTCATTTTAAAAAACTTAAGGGGCAAAGTGGTTACTTTGAAAAGTTGAAACAAAAAGTGAAAATTTTAGCTCATAATTCATAAATGTAATTTACTCATAGAATTTATATGAACCATCAGTCAATCAAGGACTTACAAAAATCTCCCATGTTACAATAATTTCTAAACCTAAAAGTAACTagcatatattaaataaaaattaaaatgcCAACGGagcatttgaaaaaaaaaagtagtAGCAAAGTGAAAACCCCTCAAAATTCCCATTGGAGCCCCTTTACGCTACATTGCCCTTACGCCACCATTGTGGTCATTGAATCCGAAAAATAGATGATTAGATGTGACAATGATAGCTTATTGAACAAGTAATATGTGATGACTGATAATCAATGTTGATGTTAGATGTAAATAAACTCCATGCAATATGGCGATTTTGGATTAGCAATGATCGAGTACTATGATGTAGTACGATTAATTACACGACCCATGATGGATCCATCTGATCATTCATTGCTTGAAAAACGTTGACTTGATATATAAACTTCTTACCATACATAAGGGTGAACGGGCGGTAGAGTGAACTCCATGTGGTGAAGGAGTTTGCCACAAGTGGATCCGCCGCCAACACCCAAATTCCATGCGGTGAACTCCAAAATCGGTAAGTTCGGTAAGTTGTTACCGCTTGCGGGAAGAGGAGAGAGGGGGTAGTGGTGGGCCCCACTctctttcattttttttaaatggtttCCGTGAAATCACTCCTTGTGATTAAGGATAAGAGGGAAGTTGGAGAGGGGAATTGACATGACAAAAGATCATTAGTGAGAATTTACTCTCATGAGGACTGCACTCCTTTTACCCTAATATCCATGATTCAAATATATATACAATTATGGCCATGTTAACCATTCAATTTGCTTAAATAGCTCCTAAGGATGATTTAAGGGGGAGTAAAATAAAGTAAAGGCTTTAGACCTGCTTCTATAAGGCCCAAAATTCTAAGAGAAAAAAAGTTTATATGTGTACACAAAaataggattaggatcaaatacaaaggatccttattgtaagaagtgtaagaaggatttataaagtgacaagtgtccaataacctaaaaaaacccactacacaaaaaataaaataaaataaacatccaccaaaaacctaaacccccctcccccatcaCCCACCTTTTTTTTTacgggggtggggggtgggggtttaggtttttgggtgggggtgggtgtttagtttttttagatttttttttaggttttgggggggggggttaggtttttaaagggttttttttgtgaggtatagtttttttttttttttgcccggggagggggggggggtttaggtttttgggtggtggtggggtggggtgggggtgggtgtttaggttttgggtggcgttgtagtagggctgtaaacgaaccgaacgaacacgaacaaggccttgttcgtgttcgttcgttaaggaaataaatgtgttcacgaacggttcatgaacacttaccaaacgggattttatgttcgtgttcgttcattaaggaaatgagcgtgttcgcgaacggttcatgaacacaaacgaacacaaataaatttggcgaacgcgacgaaggataaagatagatggcccagagagtagcactcgaacttgaatcccttattgtggaacggaggtcgattgtATTCgcggatgtaaataatgagaaatgaaagggaaatgatgcataaataAGGTGAAAGTGGGTTGCCTAGTTTAACTGTTAGggagataaaataaataaaagtttaataatataaaaagtacaaataaaatataagaaagtacaaagatctttaattaaacacaaacatacgaacataaacgaacgcaaatcaacgaatgttcatcaacacgttcacgaacacgttcacgaacaccttaccgaacgttcacgaacacaatcgaacgaacgagacctatgttcatgtttgttcatttaagtaaccgaacgaaatttcttgttcatgttcgtttgtttattaaacgaacgaacataaacgaacttccccccgaacggttcacgaactgttcgctgaacgttcggtttgtttacagcCCTACGTTGTAGTGTGTTTagtttaggttattggacacttgtcactctataaatccttcttacacttcttacaactAGAAgtttttgtagaataacttaaccccACCAAAATGATAATTGAATTATAAGAATGAAACAATTTTTGTGACAAAAAGACCTTTGTATTCAAAATTCGCTTTGAGCCCTCAATAAACTTGAGAGAGCCCTGATTATAACCCCTTGATTGAATATTCAACCTATTGATTCACAAAAGTGTTCATTCTCAGTAAAAATACATATATAGTGATTGAATCATATACAAACTTTATTTTgtgtaaaaacaaaataaaagataTTTGTTACACCTATGTTATAAAATAGTAATTAAAAATCTCTATATTCTTGGATTCTACACTTTGATGGGTGTATTTTTATTCATGTAATATCATGAAACATAAACATTAtacataaaataaaacaaattattgaccttttactctttttttttttgggcaAACAAAAAATTAAGGGCGTGTGAAATGTAAAGTGAGCCTGAAAAATCCATCAATGATGGAGGCCGATTAATGTTGGGACCGGCTGGCAACCGATTATGGATCAAAATCATTTTAAAAAATTCATTACAGATTCTTGTtccaaaaaaatataaattttcatTATCGCAAGGTTTGTTACAAATATGCTTTAATTTTTAATGCGATGTAGGAATATATGAGTCCTTTCAAAAGAAACATATAAACAAAATATTAAGTTATGTTAACATTGCATAATAAGAAAGTTCTCGTGacttaaaaaaaaagttatgttaataatatattcatgtattaaattaaattaaattaaattttacTTAGATTTCGTTAACCCATATGAAAATGTGtgcatgttaaaaaaaatctttaaCATAAGTATAAAAATATTTAACATTTAACCGTTTGCCTTGTTCTTTTTAATGAGATCAGAACGTTAATAATATCCCAGCATCGATTTAttgaaaatattttataaatatttttcaaaTATTATCACTTgttaaagattttttttaaatatatatgttacttaaacgtaaatatatttaaaaacaaTAGCTCTTTAAAATAAATATCACACCCTATAGCTAATAGTGTCTTCCATTaaaagtttttaaaacacaattTTCTTTTTTATGAActtaaaacatattatatttatcACGATAAATAGTTCACATTTTAAAGATATACAACTACAAACTAGATTATTTATAAGCTCCCACTATTCCTATATCTTATTCTCATACGAGAAGAAATTTGTGAATATTAACcctcttatttatattttttatagttATATATAATAACTTGTTTTCATTATAATGAAGCTTCTTATAttgaaaatataataaaaagtttataaaaaacGCGTTTTCTTTTTCATTGTATAGATTATTTGCCATTACGAAAAtataataaaaagctatataaACTCAAGAAATAATTGTACATTTTAACGATGGAGAAAAAGCAAGCCACGTGGGTGCCGGTGAGTTAACGGGAATAAACATTTAACGGCCGTTAACTTTTAACAACTTCTGCTTCAAGTCTATAAATCGACTGCTTCTCTGACTTCCCGCTTCCTCCATCCCCACATTGTCAGACTCTGCACCGGAAAAAcgcacaaacacacacacacacacactgcgTGACTGGAGGCTGACAATGGCGGTACCTAACAAACTGTTCGCACTAACTTCATTTCTGCTTCTCATGCTGCTGCTTGCGACGGTGGTCGCCGCCGCCGTCGCCGTCGTGCACAAAAACGACGCCTCAAATCCTAGGTATCGGTTTCTGTTTACGAATAGTTACTGTTTCTTCGTTTTTGTTGAACTTACGGTGCGGAATTGCTAGTTTTAGGTCGGTTTGTGTAAGTTTTTATGAAAAATGTTGCAAATGAACGCGTATATAGTGAAATTTGACGTTTCTGAGCTAATTTCAGCTCGATTTTGTGAATTCGCAACGTATGTTTTCGATTTTTATGAGAAATGTTGCGAAACGAACGCATAACTGGTGAAATTTGACGTTTCTGAGCTGGATTTAGATCGAAGTTGCAGATTGTTGCTTTTTGTTAGATGTTAATTGCTAATTTCAGCTCGATTTTGTGTATTTGCAATGTATATTTTCtgtttttatgaaaaatattGCAAAAATGAGCGCAAATCTGGTGAAATTTGACATTTCAGAGCTGATTTAGGTCGAGTTTGCAGATTTTTTTCTTTCGTTAGATGTGCTCATTAGGCTCAGAGTTGTTATTTAGATAAATAAGAAGCTTATATTCGAATGAAATGAATATATTATACAGCACTGCGGAAACGGAGAAGATGCAGAAACAGAGCATCTACAACTCATCAATGGAAGCAAGGTAAAAACAATCAACACTGACTCACTGAGTCGACTCGGTTTCCTGCTTTAAATGTACTGGTTATGCACTTTTTAACTCATGAACACACCTCAAACGAAACAAAATCACAACCGTTGAGATTCCAAATTTCTAGATCTGGACGGTTTATTTTCGTTGTTAATCTCGGATTCCTCTTATTCATTGAATCATTAGTTCATACCCTATTGCATTTCTCTTTGTTCAGATTCGGATAACCGTTttcagtttgttttttttttttttttttacttttcactttTTGACGGTTATAACTGTAGAAAAGTAACACCATTGtatttctctctcacacactaaGAACACACACATCctcattgtttttgttttcaaaatatacaTTGAGTTTTCTGTTAATGCAGATTAAAGGAGATTGAAGCTTTGAATGACaatgctgttcaagatcctgaagAGATCGTCTCCCTCGTTGAAATGTAAGGATCTCTATGTATTAATCTGTTTACAAACGTGTAGAAATTTAGTGATCATTGGGATAAATGAATttctttttaaaataataaaatcacaACAAATTAGCCCGGATTCACTCGACAACATTATTAAGAATATTTAAAATTGGTTTTTAGTGACATGGGGATAGCAGCAGACCTAAGCAAATGATTTGAAGAATTGTCTTACTATTTTCGGCGTCACACATTACAAGATCTTTTGCTTAATTATATTATTtatcagaaaaataaaaaaaataattatttgttgGTAATGCTTAACTTATGGTAATGAAATACGTGTACAACATTTTTATATTTGTGTATCATGAGAAATGTTATCACatatagatataatttttttaatgacAAGTTAAAAAGATTCACATATTTCATTGCTACCTAAGGTGAATAGGTGAAAACTTGTGTGACATGATTACCGGCATATATTAAgtttatttaaagataataatttttatttttgttattttctgAAATACGTTTTTATTGGTTTTACCTATTTCCTAACCATATTTCTTTTATTGGGTATATATTGTTTAAACCAACCACTACTTTACCCCTTTGTCAAATTTGCCATAACAGAGGAATCAACCCATGTGACCCTACTCTTTATAAACTGTCTACATAACTTTACACATGGTTTGCTGATTGATTTTGACGTCTTTACAACCGGAGCTCCGAATAATATTACCCTTGCTCCGGTTAAActttagtgtgtgtgtgttaacAACTGATTTTACTTTTATCTATTAATCTATTTCCCAAGATATTCGTTTCGTATGCTATATGCATTCCTCCATGTGAAATTGTTTTCATTTAAGTTATCCAAAATCTCCAATAATTTGGCATGTGACACACCATTCCCCCATGTGCTTCTAAATAGTGATGGCACAgtgataaaacatgtttaaaaatcttGACAAAAATCTATATAGttataaaagttatattattttaacacTAATGATGTTGTTTAGGAGCATGAGGAACAATACTGAGAGGAGGAAGCTAGGGTATTTCTCATGTGGGACCGGTAACCCTATCGATGACTGTTGGCGATGCGACCCGAATTGGCATCGCAACCGTAAGCGCCTTGCCAATTGCGGTATTGGGTTCGGGCGGAACGCGATAGGAGGCCGTGACGGTCGGTTTTACGTGGTGACTGATTCCCGAGACGATGACCCAGTCAACCCGCGACCTGGCACCCTGCGTCACGCTGTCATACAAACCGCTCCACTCTGGATCGTGTTCAAACGTGACATGGTGATCCAACTAAAGCAAGAACTTATCATGAACAGTTTTAAAACCATCGATGCGCGTGGAGTAAACGTCCACATAGCTAATGGAGCTTGCTTAACTCTTCAGTTCATTACTAATGTTATTATCCATGGTTTACATATTCATGACTGTAAGCCCACCGGTAACGCGCTGGTTAGAAGCTCACCATCCCACTACGGTTGGAGATCAATGGCTGATGGTGATGCCATTTCAATATTCGGCTCGAGCCATATTTGGATCGACCACAACTCTCTTTCTAACTGTGCCGATGGACTCGTTGACGCAGTCATGGGCTCAACCGCTATCACCATTTCCAACAACCACTTTGCTCATCACAACGAGGTCcgtaaattttatatataatttttttataaaactagtCTACAGTTAAAGAGTTGTAATAATTAGTTTTGTAAAACAGGTGATGTTATTGGGCCATAGTGACTCGTACGTAAGAGACAAGATGATGCAAGTGACTATTGCGTATAACCATTTTGGTAAAGGTTTAATTCAGAGAATGCCAAGGTATTAATACCAAATGACCTATTTAATTCACTGTTTGTATACAATGAGAATTTGATCTGACACGTGTCAATTTTGCAGATGTAGACACGGGTATTTCCATGTAGTGAACAATGACTACACTCATTGGGAGATGTATGCCATTGGTGGAAGTGCAAACCCCACAATCAACAGTCAAGGAAACAGATATCTTGCACCTGTTAATCCTTTTGCAAAAGAGGTATCATACTCTACTCTAGTTCTATGTAACACTTAGTTTTTATGGGGTGTTTGGATGTTAATTTTGgaatgggaatgggaatgggtatGGGTATAGGTTACAAAGAGGGTGAATACAGATGCAAGTAAATGGCATGGATGGAACTGGAGGTCAGAAGGTGATTTACTTCTCAACGGGGCGTATTTCACCCCATCGGGGGCTGGTGCATCGGCAAGCTACGCCAGAGCCTCGAGTTTAGGGGCGAAATCGTCTAACATGGTTGCTTCCATTACTGCCAATGCTGGTGTTCTTAGCTGTCGTAGGGGTCGCCAATGCTAGCCTCTtgtcatttctttttttttttttttttttttttttttatgtttttagtgtGTTGGTTTCACTTTCCACATATCTGTCCGTTTTGATCCATTTCCGTTGCCATATTACGGGCAAGTTTACGAGGAGTGTGTTTTATTCACACACTCCTTTCGTCACCATGTTGTTGTGTGTCGTGCAACCTCGGCCAAGACCGAAGTGTTGTTCACAGTGTGGTTTGTGTTTTAGATCTAACTAGCCACTAGGTATATTGGTTTTAGGTCACAAAATTGGATTTCTTCggctttctttttattttttcaagTGTAATTTTGGGTTCTTGAGTCAGATACAAGTTGTAATGTCGAAGCTACTTGGTTCACTAAATGGAAAGACAGGTTTTACTTTTTATGATTTGGAATTTAGAGACGCGCTCAATACAAAAGCAGTTTTTAAGCAGTGAACTGCGAGAACcatataaataattaattattCGTAGTGTATGAAAGAAATTACCTATACTGAGACATAAATGGAATCCGCTAAAACCCCGTATCATATATCACATTTAAAATTTAGAGCATTATATATAGAAACTATTGCCAAGTAAATAGAGGGGAAAAACATAAGCATTACAAAATGATGGAAGCGTTGGCTTGTCGTGTGCCAAGACAAGAATCGTCTTGTTCCAGCTTTTCCTCTTTGAAACAGAGGTTGGTGTGGTCATGATTTTGGTTTCTTGAATAATCATGTCTTCTTTACTACCACCAAAAGGGTTCAAACACTtctattaatttatatattattactttttttttgtcaaaacTTGTAATGATCTTGTCTCAAAAACATTAAAGAGCATTGGATCCTCCTTCCAGGTTTTGTAATTTAAATAGTAGCCACTTTAATACTTTATAGTACAAAGTTCTCCCTCCAAAAATCTGAGTGGGTCAACAAGAATTTTAACCCCAAACTGTTTTTACATGTTATTCTACTTGTCGGTGAGACTTGTATATCCAGCCAATTCTCCGCATAGATCTTGAAAAGAAACTTGAAAGTACTATTATTTTAAAACAATTGTACATGAGTGTTTGGTATTTCGAATATGTGAAGTCAATTAGTTTTAGATCGAGTTTCAAGGTATGAGAATCACAACTCAATTTTTAACCATCTAACCTATAAAGGGGGATCTCCAATACATTAGCGAAATCAGCGAACCGAACAAGTTTACATAATCAAGCACTCCTGCcaatggttgtaaaaatcccaaCTACCCTCCGATTAGTCGCTGATTAATCGCTAGTCCTAGGTTCACCGAGTAATTTTTATCTAATCGGTCGATTAATCAGTAGGCGGTCAACAGTGGTCAAATACACTCCTAATTGGTCAAAAATCGGTGATAGTTTAGCGATTCCGGCCAAATTCTTGACCAAACCCTGTAAATTCCGGCAATTAATCCTATATACTTGAAAGTATGTGTCAAATAAGGTGTTAAAACATGTCAActtaaaaaatacataaaaatgtgtgtatatacatataaaatcCCAATCCGATAATCGGTATCTCACCGGCTGACCGGCGCCAAGTGATTCTTACAACCTTGCTCTTGCCTCGACAGGCATTATATTTAAGAAAAAGCCATCCCTAAATTGGTGTGCAAGGAAAATTCCAATACCAATTCCTAAATCCGTAGTCATTTTTGGCAACAAACCAAACACCATATGATAATAGACTGCTCACATGAATTTCCAATGGGGTGTTACTATGAATGAAATAAGGTGTGGCCCTCCATGTGAAGTTTCTCATGATTTAGGCCTTCTGACTTTAGGGTGTTTACATTTAACATATAAACAGTCCATCTGCCCCATTGAACAACTCACTCATGCACAAGGTACTAGTCGAACTGATCCAGATGCCAATCACAACCAGTGGCGGATTTAAAAAAATCTTTACAAGGGCAACGTTTCATATAAAAAGGgataacgaaatcgaaaaaacgtcaaaattTTCCAAAATTTATACTACCGTACCGCCGGAGCGTCAAGGGGTAGCGGGGGCTACCCCTAGTAACATGCTAGGTCCGCCCTTGATCACAACCACAAATGTGGCTCAAAATGTGACTCTAAAGACTAGTACAACACAGTTAATTTTAGTCCTTTGGGTGCCTAGAAGATATAGACAAAGTTGCAACTTTGTCCAGCCAATGTACAACTCACCAATGATAAGGTGCCAAATGAGTCACACCAAAACCGGGGTGTCGGTGGTATATAATTATgacaatataataatatatattaagctatatataaatataataaataataagtcAAGCTCGACTTTGTAAAATTAGTCACATTTGTAAAAATTACACACGAGCCAAGCTCAAGGTTAGTCTAGCTCAGGTCCGGCTCGGCTCTTCAAAGACTGTTGCATGTTTCTTTTTACTAACGGCAATTTCAACTTAGGTTATCCTTTGATTCTAACAGCTCGATTACAAGAAACTAAAAACACTAGCTACGACATCGAAAGTATTCAAAATGTATAAAAAACCTCATGGTGTTATTTCAGTTTTCACACACACGATTAATATTGTAATAATACGGTTATCTTATTATATATAAAGCatcaagggtttttttttttttttttttttttttttaaatttttttttttttttttttttttttgaaatttaagAAAAGAGAAGGCAAAGTCAGGTGTTTCCAAAGTAACATATTAAAATCTTTCAACTTCAGGTAATGCAAATTGATAAGAGACACCCACAAACTACCATCTAGAGTTACAATGTTAAATGTAGAATATGAATCCAAAATGAGATACACCGATCGATATAACTTCTGACTTATATATCGAACACATACCCGGCCTCTGCAAAGTGGGATTTTACCAATGCAAGAGCTCTTGAGCGATGAGATATCTTATTCTTTTCTTCCTTGGGCATTTCAGCATAACTGAAACAACAAACGGCATAATATTAATTCAATATTCGGTCATATGATCAATAATTATGCATGCAAGCAGAAATATCATGGGATTAGAGGTGGCAATATGCCCAAGTAAAGCAAGCtggctaacgggtcaaaacaggcTCTAGTTCAAATGGACCTTTTTTAGTATGGGTCAAAAGTCGTAACAGTCCATGCCATGTTTCCTGCAAACAACTTCGtacattttttaaaaatttataaacGATATACGTGTTAATTATGCTTGCAAAAACTGTATTATTACATGaaattatctatatctataaaCAAAAACAATTTAGGAGGTTGTACGCATTACAAATAGAGTCAGAGTGTCTTTCAACTTATTTGACATGTTTGAAATGACAAAAACAACAGAAACCAACCCGTTGATAAGTAAATTGGTCAATATTGCCAACTCCAATGAAGATTATACTTTAAAAATAAACACAGATACGGGATTACGTTTGTTCGTAGCCATCAGGTTGGAAGACGGGATCCCATCCAAAGTCGTTCGGTCCTCTTGCAGGAACAATCTTCCCCTAAAAGAGTACAAAAGTGCGTTAAATTATGTAAAATACGAATCAAGTGACAACACCTACAAGGACCATTCATAAATATACGTAAATCGCATTTCAAACCACAAAAGATCAATTAAAACTGTCTAATACCGTAAAACACAACATGAATAAAATTAACCGTACCGGGGTCTTTCCCACAAATGTAAGGGGTTCAGAATCCGGCCCTATAGCAAGAGAAAATATACAGAGAGCATACGCAGATTTATCTTCATAAGCCATCAACATATTGTTTAGACCTACAAAAGCGATTAAAGTATATAGCAAACATGATATTAATAGAGCTCAAGAATGAGATTTAATTTGGAATAAAAGTTAGTTCAAGTACCTTCGTGACCAAGCTTTTGGAGAAACCATTTGCTATGGATCGGCCGTAACACCAGCAACAAAGTATAAACGTTAATGAAAGAATGGTCCAAATTTGATCAAAATCTAGAGATtttgtataaatacataaaaaatCACTTATCTTAACAAAAATCTTAAATATATAATTTTCATAATTACTTTAATCTTCTAATGATGAATGATGAGTCCTTCTAAATAGCATGTAAATTGTGAAGGATGATAGTTCAAAACGCCGCGAGAAAACAAATTACCAACGACCCAAAAAATGTAAAAGCCAAAGGTACAATAATTATTGTCTTAGTAAGTCAAAACTCTAAATGCCTTGGTCGTaggaaattaaaaaaaacaaaccaaGTAACATAATATTACatccatagttattaaaggcgttaggcgcactcaaggcgcataggtctCGCCTatggcctaggcgcaaggcgcaaaaaaagcgcgggcctgagaaaaaaaaaagcgcacaacaaaaaaacttaaaatatttttatataatagaaagttaatactattcttcaaataaaataaaactaaagctattatataacattttataTCGTCTATTTAGTACCCAAAGTTATAAATGCTTGTTTATAAGTGTAGAAAAATAGTTTTCGTTAGATAAAAGTAGGAAATCTAGCTGGAATCTTGCCAGAATTTAAAGAATTTGGCTAGAAACTCTCTAGAATCTAGGAATCTCACTGGAATATGCGCATGAACCATCActtggagaattaaagcgcaattgccttGACTTAAGGCGCAATCGCCTCGCCTTGCTAGGaaattgggcctaggcgcaagaggcgttGGCTTTTAATAACTATGATTACATCAATAATCTACTTTAAGAAGTAACTGGATTGTAGGTTAACATAATTGATCATTTATTACATCATTGTTTGGTTAGTGCTTGTTATTTATCATTATAGTTCTCTTGTTTATCCATCCATTAGGGTTGGCTCAAATTGTGATTTTGTTCATTTTTTTAGAATCTTAGCGACATATTTCTAGGGACATCAAGCAATCAAGAGCAAAGAAATCTAGAGTATTTAGGgaactttcatttattaaacgtAACTAGTTATTTATTAAAGTCTTTTGGTTTTCTTTGGATGTTTTAGTTGTTGAACCTTACGGAGTTATTCATGGATTATTTATTCTTTTCTTCAACTATTCAAAGCATTTCTCTCGTTCCAAAAACATTCCAACCTTTACCTTAGCAATTGCATAATGGGTAAGGTGATCAGGGGCGTAGGTTAGAAGGGGGCgggggggcgcccgaccccccgaacttttcgcttagtagtgttatgtatgtagcttttatatagaattttttgg of Helianthus annuus cultivar XRQ/B chromosome 1, HanXRQr2.0-SUNRISE, whole genome shotgun sequence contains these proteins:
- the LOC110877800 gene encoding probable pectate lyase 8, which encodes MAVPNKLFALTSFLLLMLLLATVVAAAVAVVHKNDASNPSTAETEKMQKQSIYNSSMEARLKEIEALNDNAVQDPEEIVSLVEMSMRNNTERRKLGYFSCGTGNPIDDCWRCDPNWHRNRKRLANCGIGFGRNAIGGRDGRFYVVTDSRDDDPVNPRPGTLRHAVIQTAPLWIVFKRDMVIQLKQELIMNSFKTIDARGVNVHIANGACLTLQFITNVIIHGLHIHDCKPTGNALVRSSPSHYGWRSMADGDAISIFGSSHIWIDHNSLSNCADGLVDAVMGSTAITISNNHFAHHNEVMLLGHSDSYVRDKMMQVTIAYNHFGKGLIQRMPRCRHGYFHVVNNDYTHWEMYAIGGSANPTINSQGNRYLAPVNPFAKEVTKRVNTDASKWHGWNWRSEGDLLLNGAYFTPSGAGASASYARASSLGAKSSNMVASITANAGVLSCRRGRQC
- the LOC110877811 gene encoding inosine triphosphate pyrophosphatase, with the protein product MAAARVVAGSGLVKLPPVTFVTGNAKKLEEVKVILGQSIPFQSLKLDLPELQGDPEDIAKEKARLAANQVKGPVLVEDTCLCFNALKGLPGPYIKWFLQKLGHEGLNNMLMAYEDKSAYALCIFSLAIGPDSEPLTFVGKTPGKIVPARGPNDFGWDPVFQPDGYEQTYAEMPKEEKNKISHRSRALALVKSHFAEAGYVFDI